The sequence TCGCGGCGGCATTGCCATCCATCCCTACGCCAATCATGGCCGCCCCCAAACCGAATGGGCCGACATGGCCAAGCAGCGTTTATTTAGCCATGACCGCCAGCCTTGGCAACACCCTTAAACCAAGCGTTCCAGCAGAACACAACGAACTTTAAGGCTGTGGTAGACTGTCTGCATTTGACCGTGCGCTCACGCGCCCGTTAGGCTCAGTCCTATTCGGGCTTGGCCGCCACGCCCCCTATTGTTAGCCCCTTTACAGGAGTTTCTCTATGAACATGATCAAAACCCGTGCCGCCGTTGCTTGGGGCCCAAACCAACCCCTGACCATTGAAGAAGTAGACTTAATGCCGCCACAAAAAGGCGAAGTTCTGGTGCGCATCGTGGCCTCTGGCGTTTGCCACACCGATGCCTACACTCTATCAGGTGAAGACCCTGAAGGCGTGTTCCCAACCATTTTAGGCCACGAAGGCGGCGGCGTGGTTGAAGCCATTGGCGAAGGCGTCACCAGCGTGGCCGTGGGCGATCACGTGATTCCGCTGTACACGCCAGAATGCGGCGAATGTAAATTCTGTACCTCGGGTAAAACCAATTTATGCCAAGCCATTCGTACGACCCAAGGTAAAGGCTTAATGCCAGACGGCACCACTCGTTTTTCCAAGAACGGTCAACCGATCTACCATTACATGGGCACCTCAACCTTTTCTGAATACACTGTGATTCCTGAGATTTCCCTAGCCAAAATCAATAAAGAAGCCCCGCTAGAAGAAGTATGTCTATTAGGCTGTGGCGTGACCACCGGCATGGGCGCTGTGATGAACACAGCCAAGGTTAAAAAAGGCGACACCGTGGCGATCTTCGGCCTCGGCGGCATTGGCCTATCGGCCATCATCGGTGCCCAAATGGCTGGCGCCAGCCGCATCATCGGCATCGACATCAATGAAAGCAAGTTTGACTTAGCTAAAAAGCTAGGTGCGACCGATTTAATCAACCCCAAAGACCATGCAGAGCCGATTCAAGACGTGATCGTGGCGCTCACCGATGGCGGCGTAGACTATTCGTTTGAGTGCATTGGCAACGTCGACGTCATGCGTTCGGCGCTAGAGTGCTGTCACAAAGGCTGGGGCGAATCTGTCATCATCGGCGTGGCCGGTGCCGGCAAAGAAATCAGCACCCGCCCCTTCCAATTAGTGACCGGCCGCGTGTGGCGTGGCTCAGCCTTCGGCGGCGTTAAAGGCCGCAGTGAGCTACCAGGCATCGTCGAGCGCTACTTAGCGGGCGAATTCCCATTGAACGATTTTATTACCCACACCATGGGCCTAGACGG comes from Neisseriaceae bacterium CLB008 and encodes:
- a CDS encoding S-(hydroxymethyl)glutathione dehydrogenase/class III alcohol dehydrogenase; translation: MIKTRAAVAWGPNQPLTIEEVDLMPPQKGEVLVRIVASGVCHTDAYTLSGEDPEGVFPTILGHEGGGVVEAIGEGVTSVAVGDHVIPLYTPECGECKFCTSGKTNLCQAIRTTQGKGLMPDGTTRFSKNGQPIYHYMGTSTFSEYTVIPEISLAKINKEAPLEEVCLLGCGVTTGMGAVMNTAKVKKGDTVAIFGLGGIGLSAIIGAQMAGASRIIGIDINESKFDLAKKLGATDLINPKDHAEPIQDVIVALTDGGVDYSFECIGNVDVMRSALECCHKGWGESVIIGVAGAGKEISTRPFQLVTGRVWRGSAFGGVKGRSELPGIVERYLAGEFPLNDFITHTMGLDGINEAFDLMHEGKSIRSVIHFDK